A genomic region of Raphanus sativus cultivar WK10039 chromosome 6, ASM80110v3, whole genome shotgun sequence contains the following coding sequences:
- the LOC108830710 gene encoding uncharacterized protein LOC108830710, with protein MDEIMLPPRMFAAGDEPLGERVNSYHKVKTTRAILAALEPEELEFLLNSTYGRILAIDDNPPFSGAFAQYIVVRLLKVNKKYEFWVLFAGNPIRISLREFAIVTGLNCAKIPLKKTKKKNSLKEKLYWNELFGSLKYCTVETAIDMLRNKVVKTREARIKIAFLCVTSSILFASSHTPRIISEHVELIRDLNEFLSFPWGRASYKTLASSLHGKDEIALSQTSVAIRGYVESIQLIMLAAIPHLKEKITHSERVVIVESDSDGESQPGGDTVAEDDIAADQGNTPSATKYCLIPGHAKNIDSECQVPVRSILDDPYEEWSAGFDFSWDDESEDLAVDNMVRLILEGFVFRKDMFKGGLNTIDLPRVRGEKKVKEREPKGEGSSDLQDMISSTEKRIYQALDAKFEKLASPSQQVPLFEDLDKKIADSIARQLKDLQDAIIKGVIDATGAPLSSREVLPNTSKAIPVKGKEPSGLPFTTPAEAADSSINDVLRDLNGGLEGHLHANTEAGTDSLDEQAPVLDDSQPEHPGEAVVGGSTVEEDDVTEQVDMDADDSAPMDQIVEVNTNTEQPEKRVEPGESVTGGPLAHMDQLVNADTTPEQPDHHGEAVQGDSNLLEADVPEQVDMNVHDSAPMDQQVDVNTSTEHHIGESVTGGPSAEEDYVAEEVSQASVVMNEEEAPWPRKRLWRKRKKSLWSSVGAKGLRSLRCVVFGNGYSVAPSEFCDIAHCKNILPAGVVDALIGVVSRGPAASPKVAIYDTTLPASLMRHHSRFIKTAVKDRSKLKFTNVPLENPIQNAPERIYFPFNMDRQHWVGVCIDTRASTFHVLDCNTTLRTDSSMKKELNPIANIIPYVLKHLGYTEGTVGIKPFTISRCRGIP; from the exons ATGGACGAAATCATGCTGCCTCCTAGAATGTTCGCTGCGGGAGATGAACCGTTAGGTGAGCGAGTCAACTCTTATCACAAAGTTAAGACAACCAGAGCGATTCTCGCCGCACTCGAACCTGAGGAGTTGGAGTTTCTTCTAAACTCGACATATGGGAGGATTCTTGCGATTGATGACAACCCGCCTTTTTCGGGAGCGTTTGCCCAATATATCGTCGTACGGCTCCTCAAAGTCAACAAGAAGTACGAGTTTTGGGTTTTGTTTGCCGGAAATCCTATTAGAATATCCCTCAGAGAGTTTGCCATAGTGACCGGCTTGAACTGTGCGAAGATCCCGTtaaagaagacgaagaagaaaaatTCGCTGAAAGAGAAGCTCTACTGGAACGAACTTTTTGGCTCGTTGAAATACTGCACCGTCGAGACAGCTATCGACATGTTGAGGAACAAAGTCGTTAAAACACGAGAGGCTAGGATAAAAATCGCGTTTCTTTGTGTAACATCGTCGATCCTCTTTGCCTCCTCCCACACACCTCGCATCATCTCGGAGCACGTTGAGTTGATACGAGATCTGAATGAGTTCCTCTCATTCCCCTGGGGCAGAGCATCGTACAAAACCCTCGCTTCATCACTTCATGGCAAAGATGAAATAGCTTTATCTCAGACGTCTGTTGCGATTCGTGGTTATGTAGAGTCGATTCAGCTTATTATGCTTGCTGCGATCCCACACCTTAAGGAAAAGATTACTCATTCCGAACGTGTTGTTATAGTTGAATCTGACAGCGATGGCGAGTCACAGCCTGGCGGAGATACGGTTGCTGAGGATGACATTGCGGCGGACCAGGGGAATACACCATCGGCTACCAAGTATTGCCTCATTCCCGGTCATGCTAAGAACATAGATTCCGAGTGTCAG GTGCCAGTCAGGTCTATTCTCGATGACCCGTACGAAGAATGGTCCGCTGGCTTTGATTTCTCATGGGATGATGAGTCTGAGGATCTTGCTGTTGACAACATGGTCCGATTGATCCTTGAAGGCTTTGTTTTCAGGAAAGATATGTTTAAGGGTGGTCTTAACACCATTGATCTTCCACGAGTAAGGGGAGAAAAGAAAGTGAAGGAGAGAGAACCAAAAGGCGAGGGATCCTCTGATCTACAGGATATGATTAGCTCAACAGAGAAGCGTATTTATCAAGCTTTGGATGCCAAATTTGAGAAACTTGCTTCTCCTTCTCAGCAAGTTCCTCTCTTCGAGGACTTGGATAAGAAGATCGCTGATTCTATCGCTCGGCAACTGAAGGATTTGCAAGATGCAATAATTAAGGGTGTAATTGATGCAACAGGCGCTCCCCTCTCCTCTCGCGAAGTCCTTCCTAATACCAGCAAGGCCATTCCCGTCAAAGGCAAAGAACCATCCGGGTTACCTTTTACCACTCCAGCTGAAGCTGCTGATTCTTCTATTAACGACGTGCTGCGCGATCTTAACGGTGGGTTGGAGGGTCATCTTCATGCAAACACAGAAGCAGGAACGGACTCACTTGATGAACAAGCACCAGTACTTGATGATTCAcag CCCGAGCACCCCGGTGAGGCAGTTGTAGGTGGCTCTACTGTAGAAGAGGATGATGTGACAGAACAAGTCGATATGGATGCAGATGACTCCGCACCTATGGATCAGATAGTGGAAGTTAACACCAACACAGAACag CCCGAGAAGCGCGTAGAGCCCGGAGAGTCTGTTACAGGAGGACCGCTTGCACATATGGATCAGCTAGTCAACGCTGACACCACACCAGAACAG CCCGATCACCATGGAGAGGCAGTTCAGGGTGATTCTAATTTATTAGAGGCTGATGTGCCAGAACAAGTGGATATGAACGTACATGACTCTGCACCTATGGATCAGCAAGTCGACGTCAACACCAGCACGGAACAT CACATCGGAGAGTCTGTTACAGGAGGACCTAGTGCAGAAGAGGATTATGTGGCAGAAGAAGTTTCTCAAGCGTCGGTGGTAATGAACGAG GAGGAAGCACCGTGGCCAAGGAAACGGCtgtggaggaagaggaagaagagtcTGTGGAGCAGCGTAGGAGCAAAAGGACTAAGGTCGCTCCG GTGTGTGGTGTTTGGCAATGGTTATTCAGTTGCTCCGTCCGAGTTCTGTGACATTGCTCATTGCAAGAACATATTACCTGCGGGC GTAGTGGATGCCCTGATCGGAGTTGTGTCTCGTGGTCCTGCTGCAAGTCCAAAAGTTGCTATATATGACACCACTCTTCCAGCTTCGTTGATGAGGCACCACTCTCGCTTTATCAAGACAGCAGTCAAAGACCGTTCGAAGCTTAAATTCACCAATGTCCCTTTGGAAAATCCCATTCAAAATGCGCCCGAAAGGATTTATTTTCCATTTAACATGGACAGGCAACACTGGGTTGGAGTCTGCATCGATACAAGAGCGAGCACTTTCCATGTCTTGGATTGCAACACAACCCTTAGAACCGACAGTTCGATGAAGAAGGAGCTCAACCCAATTGCCAACATCATCCCATATGTTCTCAAGCACCTCGGATATACAGAAGGAACCGTCGGGATAAAGCCCTTCACAATCTCTAGATGCAGGGGAATACCGTAA
- the LOC108830712 gene encoding glutathione S-transferase U25, protein MVDVVILLDYWPSMFGVRTRIALEEKNIKFDYREQDLCNKSALLLEMNPVHKKIPVLIHNGKPVCESLIQVEYIDETWPMEYPLLPSDPYQRAHARFWGDFIDKMLPGLGKLMWGAKSVEQESGKKEFIDMLKTVEFELGDKTYFGGETFGYVDIALIGFYGWFDAFEKYGNFSIEAECPTIIAWAKRCVKRDSVAKSLPDSEKVIELIPELKKKKRVE, encoded by the exons ATGGTGGACGTGGTGATTCTTCTGGATTACTGGCCGAGTATGTTCGGAGTGAGGACGAGGATTGCTCTAGAGGAGAAAAACATCAAATTCGATTACAGAGAACAAGATCTGTGTAATAAAAGTGCCTTGCTCCTCGAGATGAACCCGGTTCATAAGAAAATACCGGTTCTCATTCACAATGGTAAACCGGTCTGTGAATCTCTCATCCAGGTCGAGTACATTGACGAGACTTGGCCAATGGAGTACCCGCTCCTTCCTTCTGATCCTTACCAAAGAGCTCATGCCAGGTTTTGGGGAGATTTCATCGacaaaatg CTGCCCGGTCTAGGGAAGTTGATGTGGGGAGCGAAAAGTGTGGAGCAAGAGTCGGGGAAGAAGGAGTTCATAGATATGCTAAAGACGGTAGAGTTCGAGCTTGGAGACAAGACTTACTTTGGAGGCGAAACATTTGGTTATGTGGACATAGCCCTGATTGGATTCTACGGCTGGTTCGATGCTTTTGAGAAGTATGGTAACTTTAGCATTGAAGCAGAGTGCCCTACAATTATTGCTTGGGCTAAAAGGTGTGTGAAGAGAGACAGTGTGGCTAAGTCACTTCCTGATTCAGAGAAGGTTATTGAGCTCATTCCTGagctaaagaagaaaaaacggGTCGAGTAG